Within Kineothrix sp. MB12-C1, the genomic segment AAGTAGATTTCCCAATGGACAGTTGGGTAATTAGCTATCTGCTCTCTTTTGGCACTGAAATTGATGTGTTGGAACCTCCTGAACTTCGGAATGAATTATCGAAATACGCACAAAAAATTGCCGACCACCACAAAACATGACATACAGTTGTCAGCTTTTGTTTGGTATCATAGGATTATTAAAATCAAGGAGGAAATTATAATGAACTATGAGAATCAGAATTTTTGTCAGAGTTGCGGTATGCCTATGGGCGACACAGATGAGTGGTACGGTGCAGAAGCGGACGGCAGTAAGAATACCGACTACTGCAAATATTGCTATGAAAATGGGGCGTTCACCTCAAACAGCACGATGGACGAGATGATTGAATTCTGTGTCCAGCCAATGGTAGAACACACACCCGGCATGACCGACCAAAAAGCGCGGGAAATGATGCAGCAGTTTTTCCCCACACTAAAACGCTGGAAAGCACAGTAAAAAGAGATGGGGGCATAGACAAGTGAACTGGCATGAGTTTTATCCCAAAGATAACCGACCGGATCTATCAGCAATATCCGCATATATCAACAACCCCTTGTGGGATGAGCTGTGCAGCCATCTGGAAAATTCTTATGGCGTTTCTCCCACAGTGGAATATAGCATCTGTTCCGGTGCCCCGGGCTGGAACCTCAAGTATAAAAAGAGCGGACGTGCCCTTTGCACACTCTACCCTGCAGAGGGATTTTTCACCTGTCTCGTGTCCATAGGCAGCAGGGAAGCCATGGAAGCTGATCTACTACTTGTCACCTGTACCGACTATCTTCAGGAACTTTATCAAAACACCGAACCGTTTAACGGCGGACGCTGGCTGATGATTCGTGTTGCCTCTCCGGAAATTCTATGCGATGTCAAGGCTCTCATTGCCCTGCGTGTGAAGAAAAAGAAATAATCGGGTAAGAAGTCATCAATTAATTGCTCGCTGCCCATTACAGAACAAAAGTGTGCTTCGCCCACTCTCGC encodes:
- a CDS encoding DUF3788 domain-containing protein → MNWHEFYPKDNRPDLSAISAYINNPLWDELCSHLENSYGVSPTVEYSICSGAPGWNLKYKKSGRALCTLYPAEGFFTCLVSIGSREAMEADLLLVTCTDYLQELYQNTEPFNGGRWLMIRVASPEILCDVKALIALRVKKKK
- a CDS encoding zinc ribbon domain-containing protein; the encoded protein is MNYENQNFCQSCGMPMGDTDEWYGAEADGSKNTDYCKYCYENGAFTSNSTMDEMIEFCVQPMVEHTPGMTDQKAREMMQQFFPTLKRWKAQ